The following nucleotide sequence is from Sulfurospirillum arsenophilum NBRC 109478.
CTCAAGATGTTGGTGGCGTACCGGGTGCCATTAGCAATATAGGTCCTGTACAAGGTTTAGAGAGTAATAAAAAAGGTGAAACATACCAAAAAAGCTCAACGACAACAAATTATGAAATTTCTAAAAAAGTAGTTAACTCTAAAGATGAGTTTGCAAAAATTAAGCGTCTCACTGCAGCGGTTGTTGTTGATGGTGTTTACAAATATGGTGTAGACAGCGATGGTAAGAAAAAAAGCGAATTAGAGTATTTTTCGTTGAGCAAAGAGCAGATGGATGGCATTCGTGATGTCGTACGCCAAACGGTAGGCTATAATCAGACCAGAGGGGATGAAGTTACCGTCAGCAATTTTGAGTTCAAGCCACTTTCAAGTGACGGTACACGCGCCCCGACGAAAGATTTGATGGAAAAAGCTTCTAACTACCTTGGACCATTGGTTCCACTTTTGAAATATGTGATTGTGGGTATTTTACTCTTTATCTTTTATAAAAAAGTTATTATTCCTTTCAGCCAAAAAATGGTGGAAACCAAATTGGATGATTTTGAAGATGAAGTTGAGCCTATTCTTACAAATGAAGAAGATGGTGCTGAAGATACGTTAGAGAAGTTTAGACAAGCCCGTAAAAAAGTGGAAGACCAGTTGGGCATTGGTCAAGACTTTAATGAGGAAGCACTTAAATACGATGTATTGCTTGAGAAGCTCAAACATATAGCAGATCAAAAAAGTGAAGAATTTGCAGGACTTTTACAGTCTATGATTCGTAATGAAGGTGATTACGATAAAAATAGTCCTAAGGACCTTGGATAATGAAATTAACAGAAGATCAAAAAACCCTTTACAATGAACTTACTATGGCTGAAAAAGCTGCAATATTACTTATTCAGTTAGGTGAAGATGCAACAGCCAATCTTTTTTCTCATATGGAGATAGACGTTGTAACGGATATTTCCAAATTTATTGCGACGGCAAAAAATATTGATAAAGCTGTCGCCAACGCTGTTTTAGAAGAATTTTATGTCATTTTACAATCAAACCAGTACATCCGAAGCGGTGGTATGGAGTATGCCAAAGAGATCTTATACCGTACTTTTGGAGCAGAGGGTGCACAAAAGATCCTTGATAAACTCTCAAAATCGATGGAAAACTCGCAAAGTTTTGGTTATTTGTCCCAGATCAAGCCACAACAATTGGGCGACTTTATTATGAATGAACACCCACAAACAGTTGCTTTGATTTTAGCGCATATGGATCCAACCAGTGCTGCTGAAACGCTCTCTTTTTTCCCAGATCAGCTTAGAAGTGAAGTGACCATCAGAATGGCAAATCTTGGTGAGATTTCGCCTTCCGTTGTTAAGAGAGTCTCTGCTGTTTTAGAAAATAAACTTGAATCATTGACATCGTATAAAGTTGAGGTTGGTGGACCAAGAGCCGTTGCTGAAATTCTCAATCGTTTAGGTCAAAAAGCTTCTAAAACAACGATTGCCTATATTGAACAAGCCGATGAAAAACTCGCTTCTGTTATAAAAGATATGATGTTTACATTTGAAGATATTATGAAACTCGATGGTAATGCTGTACGTGAAATTCTCAAAGTGGCTGATAAAAGAGATCTCATGGTCGCCCTTAAAGGTTCAGCAGAAGATCTAAGACGAAAGTTCTTTGATAACATGTCTCAGCGTGCGCAAGAAGCATTTGTCGAAGAGATGAACTTCTTAGGTGCAGTACGTGTGAAAGATGTGGAAGAGTCTCAACGAAAGATTGTTGAAGAGGTTCAAAAACTTTCAGAACAAGGCATTCTCCAAATTGGCGAAGCGGAAGAGATGATAGGTTAACATGTCAGATAATATTATTGATAAAGATAGAGTGGAAGATCACTCCGTACAGAGCTATCGGTTTAAAGTATTGGGCTCCAATTTAGCAGAGATGCCTACAGCTTTACATGTAAATGATGCTTATGCATCTGAGAGCATGTATGAGACTGAAACAAAGCCTGTCAATGATGAAATTATCAATATCGCACGCATTGAAGAAGGCACACAAAATCAATTTATTGAAGAGTTGCTCAAAAAGACGGATGAACTTACTTCTAATGTGGTCAAGCTTCAAATTCAGATTGAAAAACAAGAACAAGATTTTAATAATAGACTCACTGAAGAGTTGACACGTGAGAGAGAAAATGCCTATTCTCAAGGGTATCAAAAAGCTAAAGAAGAATCTGAATCAGCTGTTACCGAGATGAAGTCGCGCTACTTAAAATCTATCGGGCATGTCGATACACTTTACAAAAGTATTGAAGAGCGCTTAGCCAAACTAGAGACAGATATGAGCGTAACAGCTTTTGAGATTGCCAAAGAGGTGATTAAGAAAGAAGTGAGCTTGTCAAGTTCAAAAATTGCAGGATCTCTTTCAAAAGCCTTATTGCAGGAAGTGAAAGATGCACTTAAAATTGAGCTAAAGGTTAATCCCAAAGATTTAGATGCACTCAAAGAGCTTTATGCCGAAGACGAAAAGATCAAAGTGACCTCAGATGATGCTATTACGCTAGGGGGTGTTGTCATTCTAAGTGATGTTGGGAATTTGGATGGCAATTTAGCAATGCGTTTAGAAAAAGTCAAATATCTATTACAAGAAAACTAAGAAGTACTGGAAGACATGAAAAAATTACGAGAATGTTCTATTGAAGAATTAAATGAATATTGTGATCAGATTAGGCAAAAAATCATTCAGACAGTTAGTCATAATGGAGGCCATCTAAGTAGCAATGTAGGCGCAGTAGAGCTTATCGTTGCAATGCATTATGTCTTTGATGTCCAAAATGATCCTTTTATCTTTGATGTGAGCCATCAAGCATATACGCATAAACTCATTACGGATCGTTGGGAAAAATTTGATACTTTACGTGAACTCGATGGTATCAGTGGATACACAAGACCTGATGAATCACCGTATGACTACTTTGTGGCAGGTCACAGCTCAACATCTATTTCTCTAGCCGTAGGTGCTGCAAAAGCTATAGCACTTAAAAATGAGCAGTCGAAACGCGTTCCTGTAGCGCTTATTGGTGATGGTTCTTTAAGTGCAGGTATGGTTTATGAGGCGCTAAATGAATTGGGCGACCGTAGATACCCTGTTGTTATTATCCTGAACGACAATAAAATGAGTATATCAAAACCTATTGGTGCAATCAGTAAATTTCTTTCCAGTGCCATGGCAGGTACCTTTTATCAAAAAATAAAAAAAATAACCGAGCAAATTTTGCAGTATTTGCCAGAGAGTGCCACGTATATGGCAAAGAAATTTGAAGAAAGTATCAAACTTATTACGCCAGGTATGCTATTTGAAGAGTTAGGCATTGATTATATTGGACCGATTGATGGACATGATTTAGAAAGCCTTATTCGGGCACTCCAATCAGCACGCAGTCTTAAAAAACCTGTCATTGTACACGCACAAACCCTTAAGGGTAAAGGGTATGAGATGGCAGAGGGATACTATGAAAAATGGCATGGCGTGGGCCCTTTTGACGTTGCTAGCGGCGAGGCAATTAAAAAAGGTGTTAGCAAAAATGCGACAACGATGTACTCAGAAGCTTTGATGACATTAGCCAAAACACATGATAATGTTGTGGGCGTCACTGCTGCCATGCCAAGCGGTACAGGACTTAGTCCACTCATTCAGGCGTATCCTAACCGTTTTTGGGATGTTGCGATTGCTGAGCAACACGCTGTTACATCTATGTGTGCAATGGCAAAAGAGGGCTTTAAACCTTATATAACCATCTATTCCACTTTTTTACAGAGAGCCTATGATCAAGTGATTCATGATGCTTGTATTATGAATCTGGATGTTGTTTTTGCAATTGATCGCGCAGGTATTGTGGGTGAAGATGGAGAAACACACCAAGGAGTTTTTGATATTTCGTATCTTAGTGCTGTTCCACACATGACACTCATGGCTCCTCGTGATGAAAGAGGGATGCATGCAGCGATTCACTATTCTTATACGCACAAAGGACCTTTAGCAATCCGTTATCCAAGAGGCGCTTTTTTAGAGTGTGAGCGTTTTGAATCGACACCTTTTGAATACGGAAAAGCCCAACTGCTCCAAGAAGGGCAAAGTAGTGTTTTACTCTTAGGTTATGGTAGTGGTGTGGGTAAAGCTATTGAAACAGCAAAATTATTGGCAGAACAAGGCATTGATGTTGCGATTGTAGATCTACGTTTTGTGAAGCCTTTGGATGAGCCTTTATTGATTTCGCTAGCACAAGAGTATGAACAATGGTATGTCTTTAGTGATAGCGCAAAAATAGGCGGTGTGGGTTCATTACTGATGACATTTAAAGAGAAATATACTTTACATGTAAAGATTAAAACGTTTGAATACGATGATGCGTTTATAACGCATGGAGCGACACATTTAATTGAAAAAAGACTGGGAATTAGTACTGAGCAATTAGCCGAAATCATTTTAAAAGAAGTCTATTAATTAGTAAAAAATATTAGTTAATTTATTTTCAGACAAATTGATGTGAAATATGGAATCATTCAGAAAATATTATATGAAAAGGGTTTATGATGAATGATTTTATTACTCTTCTTAAAACCAAAGAGCTTAAGGCCACACCTCAAAGAATTTCAGTTCTCAAAGAATTAGGTAAAAAGATGCATCCTACCATTGATGATCTTTACGAAGCACTCAGAAAAGAAAATCCATCGATGTCTTTGGCAACAGTTTATAAAAATTTGGCAACATTGAAAGAAAAGGGTGTGGTTATAGAAGTTAATACAACTGAAGGAAAGATGCGTTATGACATCTACTCAAAACCACATATCCATCTAATTTGTCGAAAATGTGGTACTCTTGAGGATGTTGATTATGATCAAAGTTTATTTGACTATCAAACAACATTAGAGCATGCAAAGAGCGTTAAAATTGATCGTATGGATATTATTGCAAGTGTTGAATCATGTGCAGTATGTCAAAAAAATAGCTAGTCTTTAGGAGGGAGGATAAGAGAGGTAACCTCTCTTATCTTACGCGTAGTGTATATTAAAGTTTATCTGAGTTATGCGCTAGATAGTCAGCAACACCCTCGGTGCTTGCCGTCATACCTTTATCGCCTTTTTGCCAGCCAGCTGGGCAGACTTCACCGTATTCATTGGTAAAGAGCATTGTATCAATCATTCTTAGCATTTCATCAATGTTTCTTCCAAGTGGTAAATCATTGATAACTGCATGTCTTACCGTACCATCTTGATCAATCAAGAATGAGCCACGGAGTGCTACACCTTCTTTGAAAAGTACATCATAATCACGAGAGATTTGTTTAGTAATATCGGCAACTAATGGGAATCTTACTTGACCAATTCCACCTTGATTAACGGGAGTGTTCTTCCATGCAAAGTGTGAAAATTGTGAATCTATAGATACACCAATAACATTGATGCCACGATTTTTAAACTCTTCTAATCTTTTATCAAAAGCAATGATCTCAGATGGACATACAAATGTGAAATCTAATGGATAGAAGAATAAAACTGTGCCCTTCGTCCCGAAATTTTCGTATAGATTGAAATTATCGACAATTTGATTGTCACCGAGTACTGCAGTCGCTGTAAAATTTGGAGCCTTATTGGTTACTAACATAATTATCCTTTAATTGAGAATTTTTATTGATACGGAAATTATACAATTAAATATAAAAAACTCTTTTAATCAATAAGACTAGTTTAGTCCAATAAGGTTAAATCTAAGTTAAGTTCTAAATTCACCAAGCTTGTGGTTAAGGTTCTCAGTCATGCGGCTTAGATGCTCAGCAGCCCCTGCAATTTCTTCAACACTACGACTATTTTCAACTGATATTTTGTTGATTTCACTGATTTTTGTAATAATAATTTCAATTTCATCACCTGTTTGAAGATAACTATTAACAGTGCTTTCTGTGATTTTAGTCACTTCATTGATGATCCTAAAACTTTCTTGAAGGCTGTTCTCAACTTTTTGGGCAGTGTTTGCTAATTCTTCGACTTTTTGTGAATTATGGCTCATTTGTTCACTAGAATTAACAATCGACTGAACAATAACATTAATGGTAGCATTGATTTCAATAAGGCTTTTTTGGGTACGCTCAGCAAGTTTACGTACTTCATCTGCCACAACAGCAAATCCACGTCCATGTTCTCCTGCGCGTGCTGCTTCAATAGCGGCATTAAGGGCTAAAAGATTGGTTTGATCGGCGATATCACTAATGACCGTAAGAACACTTCTGACTTGTTCTGCATCCGTACTGAGCTGATTCAGTTTTTGTGCAAGTTCAATTTCTGTTGCAGAACTTTTTTGAATTTCTTCAGTCAACGAACCTACAGCATTGCTGGCTGATTGAAGTGCATTGTTAGCATTAATCATATCATTTTTACTATTTTTTGCTTGATCGATAGAGATACTCATATCTCCGCGTACACGGTTGGCTTGGTTAGTTGTATCCAGAACAATGGCAGATGATTTCTCAACCAGCTTACCAACTTGCAATGAAGTTGTAGAGAGCTCATGTGAAATAGAAGAGTTCTCACTTGAAAGTGATTTTGCATTACAGATTAAAATACGTACTTTTTCAATAAAGTTATTGATCTGCTCACTTGCCTGTGCAATTTCGTCATTTCCCTTGATTTCTAAATGGCGAGTAAGATCGCCATCACCACTGGAAAGATCTTTTGCTTTTTCGATAAGATTATTAAGTGGTTTTGTGATGATTTGATTAATGATAATCCAAATAATGACGACAATAATAAGCGTCATGATTAAAGAGGTAATGATCAGATTGTTTCTTAGTTTATCATTAGCCGCTTGAAAATCTTTCTCATTTGCTTTTGCAACCAATATCCAATTCCATTTATCAAAGGCTTTAAAACTTAAAATTTTAGCTTCACCTTCTTCGTTAACATGAAGCATGCCATTTTTTTGAGTGAGAATTTTTTTATCAAGTTCAGAAGAAATTTTAGCGCCATCTGTTTTAGGATGTACGTCATAGGATTCGCTTTTACTATTCATGGCATAAAAATAACCATTATCACCAAGCTTCATACTGTTAATTTGTGTTTCTAATGCTTGAAGACCTTGTGTAAAGTTGTAACCAATAAATAAAATACCTATTACTTTATTATCTTGAAGAATAGGTGAGTAAACCGTAATATAATCTTCACCAAAAAGTCTTGCATTGCCAATGTATTTTTGTTTTTTCATAATAGATTCATAGGCAGGGCTGTTCTTTCCTAAAAAAGTTCCCATCGCACGTGATTTGTCTTCTTTTTTAAGAGAAGTTGAAACGCGAATAAAATCATCACCACTTAGCACAAAAATGGTAGCGACGGCATTTGTTAGATTCGTAAAAGCATCCACTTTAAGGAAGTTATTATTAAGCGTATAATCATCTGTTGTAAGTAAAGGTGTATCCACACCGTTTACTTTGATTTTTTCATTAGAATTAATATGAAACTTACTAAATTCTGATTCAAAAACAGTAAAAAGTTTAATAGCGGTATCTTCGAGTGCACTGTTGTAAACTTTGACAGTTTGCTCTAACCCTGTTAGATTCCCCGTTATTTTTTGTTCTGTTTCTTCTTTGATATAGCCACTAAGATAAAAATTGATATAAAAAATAAAAGCAAAAATTGAAAAAGAAACAATTAAAACTTGTAAAATTGTTACTTTTTTCGCAATAGAATTCATGAAATGTCTCCAAACTAAAATATAATTTAATTATAACATGAAAATATACCTTTTAAGACGTTATACAAGAGAGATAAACGTCAAGAATTAAAGAGATGAAGAAAGATTAATATAACTGTTGGGTGGCGTATAGACATAAATAGCTCTTGTAAGCTACAGTCTTAATTTTAAGATATCTTGCTTCAAAAAGAAGGTTAGGGTTTGAATTAGCTAAATTAAACCATTTACTGCTTTTTAACTAGCAACTTGGGTTTAATATCAATTTTAATTTAGTTTCGATATAGTTTTTTGTTAGTAAAAAATACCGAGTAAGGAGAAATTATGGCAGTAAAAATTACTGATATTTGTATTGCATGTGGCGCCTGTATTGATGAGTGCCCAGTAGAAGCAATTGTAGATGATAGTGATAACCCAACAGGTGCAGATATTTATTATGTCTACGCTGACAAATGTGTTGAGTGTGTTGGTCATCATGATGCGCCTGCGTGTGCAGAAGCTTGCCCAACTGAGGGATGTATCGTATGGGATGCACCATATGCTGGACAACCAAGCCGTGATGAAATCAGTGCAGATATGAGAAAAGGCACAACGCCTTGTGCTGAATAGTTAATCATAAGAACAAAAGAGGGCTTGCTCTCTTTTGTTTCTAGAGTTTAAAACACAGTTTAATTGATATTAAAAAAAAATTCTGCTATACTCCCACGTTCTAATTCCCTACAAAGTTATGAAATTCAATTATATTATAGGAGAAGATTGTGGAAAGCACATTATCCATTATTAAACCAGATGCAGTAGCGAAAAATGTTATTGGTAAAATTGTTGACAGATTTGAATCAAATGGGTTAAAAATTGCGGCGATGAAGAAAGTACAACTCAGCCAAGCTGATGCTGAAGCTTTTTATGCAGTTCATGCAAGTAGACCATTCTTTGGCGATCTTGTTAAATTTATGATTAGTGGACCAGTTGTGGTTATGGTTTTAGAAGGCGAAAATGCAGTTCTTAAAAATCGTGACCTTATGGGTGCTACCAATCCTAAAGAAGCAGCAAAAGGTACTATCAGAGCAGATTTTGCTGACAGTATTGATGCTAATGCAGTACATGGTAGCGATAGCTTAGAGAATGCAAAAATTGAGATTGATTTCTTTTTTGCAAGAAGAGAAATTCTCTAATTCCAATGAATATAGAATTCAAAAAAATTCCCGCTAATGGGATTCATTTTGAAACATCTTTAGGCGATATTAGATTTTTCGGTGAAGCTATAAAGACAAGTAAGACAATGGTAAAATGCACAGGTGTTATGGAAGGGAATCTTCCTCATCTATGTGACAGGTGTGCTGAAAGTTTTAAGTTAATGGTTAACGAGCGTGTTGAAGTTTTTGCTAGTGAAGGTCTTTATGAAGATAACGAAGGCGAAGAACTTTTAAATGTAATAGAATTTTTTGATGGTTCGATTGATATTGATACAATGCTTCAAAGTGAAATCGAAGCTTTCAAAAGTGATTACCACTATTGTGGACAATGTGAACAACTAAAAGGAGAATAAAATGGCTGTACCTAAGAGACGCGTGAGCAAAACCAGAGGCGCAAAAAGAAGAACACATTATAAAGTAACTCTTCCTATGCCTGTTAAAGATAGTGATGGAACATGGAAAATGCCTCATAGAGTGAACAAAACAACAGGCGAATATAAAAACTAAATGCTAACCATAGCAATTGATGCGATGGGAGGGGACTTTGGTCCCTCTCCAATTGTTGAAGGAACCCTTCATGCGCTTAAAGAGCGCCAATTTAAAGCACTTCTTGTAGGGGACGTTAGCGTTCTCAAACCTCTTATCCCTAATGAATATTTAAACAGAGTCTCATTTGTTGAAGCAACCGATGTTTTAGACATGCACGAAGCAGCAACTAACGCTCTTAAACGCAAAGAGACATCAATCTATAAAGCGGTTGATCTTGTTAAAGATAAGACGGCAGATGCTGTAGTTTCTATGGGACATAGTGGTGCTACAATGAGTTTAGCAACACTACGTATTGGAAG
It contains:
- the fliG gene encoding flagellar motor switch protein FliG; amino-acid sequence: MMKLTEDQKTLYNELTMAEKAAILLIQLGEDATANLFSHMEIDVVTDISKFIATAKNIDKAVANAVLEEFYVILQSNQYIRSGGMEYAKEILYRTFGAEGAQKILDKLSKSMENSQSFGYLSQIKPQQLGDFIMNEHPQTVALILAHMDPTSAAETLSFFPDQLRSEVTIRMANLGEISPSVVKRVSAVLENKLESLTSYKVEVGGPRAVAEILNRLGQKASKTTIAYIEQADEKLASVIKDMMFTFEDIMKLDGNAVREILKVADKRDLMVALKGSAEDLRRKFFDNMSQRAQEAFVEEMNFLGAVRVKDVEESQRKIVEEVQKLSEQGILQIGEAEEMIG
- the fliH gene encoding flagellar assembly protein FliH — its product is MSDNIIDKDRVEDHSVQSYRFKVLGSNLAEMPTALHVNDAYASESMYETETKPVNDEIINIARIEEGTQNQFIEELLKKTDELTSNVVKLQIQIEKQEQDFNNRLTEELTRERENAYSQGYQKAKEESESAVTEMKSRYLKSIGHVDTLYKSIEERLAKLETDMSVTAFEIAKEVIKKEVSLSSSKIAGSLSKALLQEVKDALKIELKVNPKDLDALKELYAEDEKIKVTSDDAITLGGVVILSDVGNLDGNLAMRLEKVKYLLQEN
- the dxs gene encoding 1-deoxy-D-xylulose-5-phosphate synthase, giving the protein MKKLRECSIEELNEYCDQIRQKIIQTVSHNGGHLSSNVGAVELIVAMHYVFDVQNDPFIFDVSHQAYTHKLITDRWEKFDTLRELDGISGYTRPDESPYDYFVAGHSSTSISLAVGAAKAIALKNEQSKRVPVALIGDGSLSAGMVYEALNELGDRRYPVVIILNDNKMSISKPIGAISKFLSSAMAGTFYQKIKKITEQILQYLPESATYMAKKFEESIKLITPGMLFEELGIDYIGPIDGHDLESLIRALQSARSLKKPVIVHAQTLKGKGYEMAEGYYEKWHGVGPFDVASGEAIKKGVSKNATTMYSEALMTLAKTHDNVVGVTAAMPSGTGLSPLIQAYPNRFWDVAIAEQHAVTSMCAMAKEGFKPYITIYSTFLQRAYDQVIHDACIMNLDVVFAIDRAGIVGEDGETHQGVFDISYLSAVPHMTLMAPRDERGMHAAIHYSYTHKGPLAIRYPRGAFLECERFESTPFEYGKAQLLQEGQSSVLLLGYGSGVGKAIETAKLLAEQGIDVAIVDLRFVKPLDEPLLISLAQEYEQWYVFSDSAKIGGVGSLLMTFKEKYTLHVKIKTFEYDDAFITHGATHLIEKRLGISTEQLAEIILKEVY
- a CDS encoding Fur family transcriptional regulator produces the protein MNDFITLLKTKELKATPQRISVLKELGKKMHPTIDDLYEALRKENPSMSLATVYKNLATLKEKGVVIEVNTTEGKMRYDIYSKPHIHLICRKCGTLEDVDYDQSLFDYQTTLEHAKSVKIDRMDIIASVESCAVCQKNS
- a CDS encoding peroxiredoxin — translated: MLVTNKAPNFTATAVLGDNQIVDNFNLYENFGTKGTVLFFYPLDFTFVCPSEIIAFDKRLEEFKNRGINVIGVSIDSQFSHFAWKNTPVNQGGIGQVRFPLVADITKQISRDYDVLFKEGVALRGSFLIDQDGTVRHAVINDLPLGRNIDEMLRMIDTMLFTNEYGEVCPAGWQKGDKGMTASTEGVADYLAHNSDKL
- a CDS encoding methyl-accepting chemotaxis protein, with amino-acid sequence MNSIAKKVTILQVLIVSFSIFAFIFYINFYLSGYIKEETEQKITGNLTGLEQTVKVYNSALEDTAIKLFTVFESEFSKFHINSNEKIKVNGVDTPLLTTDDYTLNNNFLKVDAFTNLTNAVATIFVLSGDDFIRVSTSLKKEDKSRAMGTFLGKNSPAYESIMKKQKYIGNARLFGEDYITVYSPILQDNKVIGILFIGYNFTQGLQALETQINSMKLGDNGYFYAMNSKSESYDVHPKTDGAKISSELDKKILTQKNGMLHVNEEGEAKILSFKAFDKWNWILVAKANEKDFQAANDKLRNNLIITSLIMTLIIVVIIWIIINQIITKPLNNLIEKAKDLSSGDGDLTRHLEIKGNDEIAQASEQINNFIEKVRILICNAKSLSSENSSISHELSTTSLQVGKLVEKSSAIVLDTTNQANRVRGDMSISIDQAKNSKNDMINANNALQSASNAVGSLTEEIQKSSATEIELAQKLNQLSTDAEQVRSVLTVISDIADQTNLLALNAAIEAARAGEHGRGFAVVADEVRKLAERTQKSLIEINATINVIVQSIVNSSEQMSHNSQKVEELANTAQKVENSLQESFRIINEVTKITESTVNSYLQTGDEIEIIITKISEINKISVENSRSVEEIAGAAEHLSRMTENLNHKLGEFRT
- a CDS encoding DUF362 domain-containing protein — its product is MAVKITDICIACGACIDECPVEAIVDDSDNPTGADIYYVYADKCVECVGHHDAPACAEACPTEGCIVWDAPYAGQPSRDEISADMRKGTTPCAE
- the ndk gene encoding nucleoside-diphosphate kinase, coding for MESTLSIIKPDAVAKNVIGKIVDRFESNGLKIAAMKKVQLSQADAEAFYAVHASRPFFGDLVKFMISGPVVVMVLEGENAVLKNRDLMGATNPKEAAKGTIRADFADSIDANAVHGSDSLENAKIEIDFFFARREIL
- a CDS encoding DNA-binding protein, whose amino-acid sequence is MNIEFKKIPANGIHFETSLGDIRFFGEAIKTSKTMVKCTGVMEGNLPHLCDRCAESFKLMVNERVEVFASEGLYEDNEGEELLNVIEFFDGSIDIDTMLQSEIEAFKSDYHYCGQCEQLKGE
- the rpmF gene encoding 50S ribosomal protein L32, which translates into the protein MAVPKRRVSKTRGAKRRTHYKVTLPMPVKDSDGTWKMPHRVNKTTGEYKN